A single genomic interval of Lathyrus oleraceus cultivar Zhongwan6 chromosome 7, CAAS_Psat_ZW6_1.0, whole genome shotgun sequence harbors:
- the LOC127104072 gene encoding uncharacterized protein LOC127104072, with protein MVTRSGKSTEKSEENAAEEDGLLEVELEIKEPKKTEEDVVIMPIKEKEKVVKPIIKLRYPSKQKKKDQHENNFEKFLEMFKKLEINIPFSEALEQMPIYAKFMKDIISKKRSMNIDLVILTKTCSAILQGMKIPVKKKDMGSVTIPCTIGDRKFKKALIDLGASVTLWNCGRCFGKVDKFVFPIDFVILEMPEDEEIPLILDRPFLETRRCMIDIDEEKMTLKVYDEELKIDVRNTMQYKDDVGTSHTKDEDDRESEVLAMMEEQPQWIRSKPHRWEDLRPPQPSENTQEPKKGENLKQLPENLKYVFLDAEKKCLTIINSSLKSFQEEEIIKVLKKYKSDIG; from the exons ATGGTGACAAGAAGTGGTAAGTCTACTGAGAAATCAGAAGAAAACGCTGCCGAAGAAGATGGGTTGTTGGAAGTCGAGTTAGAAATTAAAGAACCGAAGAAAACTGAGGAGGATGTGGTGATAATGCCTATAAAGGAGAAAGAAAAAGTTGTCAAGCCAATCATTAAACTTCGTTATCCTTCGAAACAAAAGAAGAAAGACCAACATGAGAATAATTTTGAGAAGTTTTTGGAGATGTTTAAGAAACTTGAGATAAACATTCCATTTTCTGAAGCTCTGGAgcaaatgccaatatatgccaaattcatgaaagacatcatctccaaaAAGCGCTCCATGAATATAGACCTGGTCATCCTCACTAAAACTTGTAGTGCTATTCTCCAAGGTATGAAAATTCCTGTGAAAAAGAAAGATATGGGTTCGGTTACTATTccttgcactattggtgatagaaaattcaagaaggctctgattgatTTGGGAGCTAGT GTGACCTTATGGAATTGTGGAAGATGTTTTGGTAAAGTAGATAAATTTGTATTTCCGATTGACTTTGTCATTCTTGAGATGCCTGAAGATGAGGAGATCCCTCTCATTTTGGACAGACCATTTTTAGAGACAAGACGGTGTATGATAGACATAGATGAAGAAAAAATGACcctcaaagtctatgatgaagAATTGAAAATTGATGTTCGAAACACtatgcaatacaaagatgatgttGGCACGAGTCACACT AAAGATGAAGACGATAGAGAGTCAGAAGTGCTAGCCATGATGGAGGAACAACCTCAGTGGATTAGATCTAaaccacaccggtgggaagatttaagACCACCCCAACCATCAGAAAATACTCAAGAGCCTAAAAAGGGGGAAAATTTGAAACAATTACCTGAGAATctgaagtatgtgttccttgaTGCTGAAAAGAAGTGCCTAACCATTATCAATTCTAGTTTAAAAAGTTTTCAAGAAGAAGAAATCATCAAAGTACTCAAGAAATACAAGAGTGATATTGGATGA